From the Hymenobacter yonginensis genome, one window contains:
- a CDS encoding malate:quinone oxidoreductase codes for MSTPASDLTTNTTTTDVVLIGAGIMSATLGLMLKELDPSLTITILERLDVAAAESSDAWNNAGTGHSAFCELNYTPEKPDGTIDISKALKIAEQFEESKQFWAYLTEQYSVKEIQRFINHIPHISFVWGEENVEYLRKRHAALTQSALFEGMEFSTDPAELRAWMPLVMEGRDPQQPVAATRMDLGTDVNFGSLTRGMFYLLQEKPGVTMHFHHDVQKLRRKDDGTWSVKAEDRTTGQTMKVRARFVFIGAGGGSLPLLEKSGIPEADGFGGFPVSGQWLKCTNPAVIARHDAKVYGKASVGSPPMSVPHLDSRMIDGRKELLFGPYAGFSTKFLKTGSYLDLPGSIQLSNLRPMIMAGLKNLPLTKYLIQQVRQSPQDRVAALREYMPEAQSQDWELAVAGQRVQVIKKDEKQGGVLEFGTEVVTSADGSIAALLGASPGASTAVSIMVHLVQKCFPQQAASPEWQQKFHEMLPSFGQSLATKPELVAEVRARTSKVLGLVEPASQQAGS; via the coding sequence ATGAGCACACCTGCCTCCGACCTTACTACCAACACTACTACTACCGATGTCGTCCTGATTGGAGCCGGCATCATGAGCGCCACGCTGGGGCTGATGCTCAAGGAGCTGGACCCCAGCCTGACCATCACCATCTTGGAGCGCCTCGACGTGGCCGCCGCCGAAAGCTCCGACGCCTGGAACAACGCCGGCACCGGCCACTCGGCTTTCTGCGAGCTGAACTACACGCCCGAAAAGCCCGACGGCACCATCGACATCAGCAAGGCCCTCAAGATTGCCGAGCAGTTCGAGGAAAGCAAGCAGTTCTGGGCCTACCTCACCGAGCAGTACAGCGTCAAGGAAATCCAGCGCTTCATCAACCACATTCCGCACATCAGCTTTGTGTGGGGCGAGGAAAACGTGGAGTACCTGCGCAAGCGCCACGCGGCCCTCACGCAGTCGGCCCTGTTTGAGGGCATGGAGTTCAGCACCGACCCCGCCGAGCTGCGCGCCTGGATGCCGCTGGTGATGGAGGGCCGCGACCCGCAGCAGCCCGTGGCCGCCACCCGCATGGACCTGGGCACCGACGTCAACTTCGGCTCGCTCACGCGCGGTATGTTCTATCTGCTGCAGGAAAAGCCCGGCGTGACCATGCACTTCCACCACGACGTGCAGAAGCTGCGCCGCAAAGACGACGGCACCTGGAGCGTGAAAGCCGAAGACCGCACCACCGGCCAGACGATGAAGGTGCGGGCCCGGTTCGTGTTCATCGGGGCCGGCGGCGGCTCGTTGCCGCTGCTTGAGAAGTCGGGCATTCCGGAGGCCGACGGCTTCGGGGGCTTCCCGGTGAGCGGGCAGTGGCTGAAGTGCACCAACCCCGCCGTCATTGCCCGCCACGACGCCAAAGTCTACGGCAAAGCCAGCGTCGGCTCGCCGCCCATGTCGGTGCCCCACCTCGACTCGCGCATGATTGACGGCCGCAAGGAGCTGCTGTTCGGGCCCTACGCCGGCTTCAGCACCAAGTTCCTGAAAACCGGCTCCTACCTCGATTTGCCCGGCTCCATCCAGCTCAGCAACCTGCGCCCCATGATTATGGCGGGCCTGAAAAACCTGCCGCTCACCAAGTACCTCATCCAGCAGGTGCGCCAGTCGCCGCAGGACCGGGTGGCGGCTCTGCGCGAGTATATGCCCGAGGCCCAGTCGCAGGACTGGGAACTGGCTGTGGCCGGCCAGCGCGTGCAGGTTATCAAGAAAGACGAAAAGCAGGGCGGCGTGCTGGAGTTCGGCACCGAGGTAGTCACCAGCGCCGACGGCTCCATTGCGGCGCTGCTGGGCGCTTCGCCCGGCGCCTCTACGGCCGTCAGCATCATGGTGCATCTGGTGCAGAAATGCTTTCCGCAGCAGGCCGCCTCGCCGGAGTGGCAGCAGAAGTTCCACGAAATGCTGCCCTCCTTCGGGCAGTCGTTGGCCACCAAGCCCGAGCTGGTAGCCGAGGTACGGGCCCGTACCAGCAAGGTGCTGGGGTTGGTAGAGCCCGCCTCGCAGCAGGCTGGCAGCTAA
- a CDS encoding GNAT family N-acetyltransferase: MIRLEYFTPADFPQLIDWITDAKLLMNWSGSLFSFPLTEDKLAWYLEDTNDPATSDALVYKAIETKTGEVVGHISLGGISRKNSAARISRVLVGNSTARRRGICQGMMQAILRIGFEDLGLHRIDLGVYDFNTAAIRCYEKAGMQQEGLSRDILRYEGEYWSLIEMSMLEHEWRALQG, from the coding sequence ATGATCCGACTCGAATACTTCACCCCGGCCGACTTTCCGCAGCTTATCGACTGGATTACCGATGCTAAGCTGCTCATGAACTGGTCGGGCTCTTTGTTTAGCTTCCCCCTCACCGAAGACAAGCTGGCCTGGTACCTCGAAGACACCAACGACCCCGCCACCTCCGACGCGCTGGTGTACAAGGCCATCGAAACCAAGACCGGCGAGGTGGTGGGCCACATTTCGCTGGGCGGCATCAGCCGCAAAAACAGCGCCGCCCGCATCAGCCGGGTGCTGGTCGGCAATAGCACGGCGCGGCGGCGCGGCATCTGCCAGGGCATGATGCAGGCCATCCTGCGCATCGGCTTCGAAGACCTGGGGTTGCACCGCATCGACCTGGGCGTCTACGATTTCAACACCGCCGCCATCCGCTGCTACGAGAAAGCCGGCATGCAGCAGGAAGGCCTCTCGCGCGACATTCTGCGCTACGAAGGCGAGTACTGGAGCCTGATTGAAATGAGCATGCTCGAGCACGAGTGGCGCGCTCTGCAGGGCTAA
- a CDS encoding mechanosensitive ion channel family protein: MPFQLPDLLPDQVETLLRTLGIVAGSLLAGWLLKVAVFGVLAAYVRREPATLLASSVLRHLRQPSAWFFPVLVLSFVLPLTDLQDRALEVARRFVETALLTTFAWGLVKTVDVVQDLVQRHYHINGEDNLRVRKLFTQLQFVKKLTVSLIIFVAIALILMSFATVRKIGTGLLTSAGIASVIVGFAAQRSIGNLLAGFQIAFTQPIRLDDVLVVEGEWGRVEEITFTYVVLRIWDERRLVLPLNYFIEKPFQNWTRTTAQLLGTVFLYTDYTLPVEAVRAELQRVVAAHPLWDQRVCVLQVTDSKERTIELRCLVSAANSSQAFDLRCAVREQLIGFIQQYYPQCLPKTRTLTEPTDQPFTPGSVEG, encoded by the coding sequence ATGCCCTTCCAACTCCCTGACCTGCTGCCCGACCAAGTGGAAACCCTGCTCCGCACGCTGGGCATCGTGGCCGGCAGCTTGCTGGCCGGGTGGCTGCTGAAGGTGGCCGTATTCGGGGTGCTGGCTGCCTACGTGCGGCGCGAGCCGGCCACGCTGCTGGCCAGCTCGGTGCTGCGCCACTTGCGCCAGCCCAGCGCGTGGTTTTTTCCGGTGCTCGTCCTCTCATTCGTGCTGCCTCTCACCGATCTGCAGGACCGGGCCCTGGAAGTGGCGCGGCGCTTCGTGGAAACGGCACTGCTCACTACGTTTGCCTGGGGGCTGGTGAAAACCGTGGATGTGGTGCAGGACCTGGTGCAGAGACACTACCACATCAACGGCGAGGACAACCTGCGGGTGCGCAAGCTCTTTACGCAGCTGCAGTTCGTGAAAAAACTCACGGTGTCGCTCATCATTTTCGTGGCCATTGCCCTCATTCTGATGAGCTTCGCCACGGTGCGTAAGATCGGAACGGGCCTGCTGACCTCGGCGGGTATTGCCAGCGTGATTGTGGGCTTCGCGGCCCAGCGCTCCATCGGCAACCTGCTGGCGGGCTTCCAGATTGCCTTCACCCAGCCCATCCGCCTCGACGACGTGCTGGTGGTGGAAGGCGAGTGGGGCCGGGTCGAGGAAATTACGTTTACGTATGTGGTGCTGCGCATCTGGGACGAGCGCCGGCTGGTGCTGCCGCTCAACTACTTCATCGAGAAGCCCTTCCAGAACTGGACCCGCACCACCGCGCAGCTGCTGGGCACCGTGTTTTTGTACACCGACTACACTCTGCCGGTGGAAGCCGTGCGCGCCGAGCTGCAGCGCGTGGTGGCCGCCCACCCGCTCTGGGACCAGCGCGTGTGCGTGCTGCAGGTCACGGATTCCAAGGAGCGCACCATCGAGCTGCGGTGCCTGGTGAGTGCGGCCAACTCCAGCCAGGCGTTTGATTTGCGGTGCGCGGTGCGCGAGCAGCTTATTGGCTTCATTCAGCAGTACTACCCCCAGTGCCTGCCCAAAACCCGCACCCTCACCGAGCCCACCGACCAGCCTTTCACGCCTGGCAGCGTAGAAGGCTAG
- a CDS encoding BLUF domain-containing protein — MHRIVYLSSATGDLDEQQLKDLLLHSRRKNQARAITGLLLVSEGDILQVLEGERQAVEQLYDLIARDVRHSHIYKLADGPIPERAFPDWSMGFATATPETFEQLAGYRNLDSAGFLITQPQNMDTAFFEVLREFATLHTANF, encoded by the coding sequence ATGCATCGGATAGTATATCTCAGCTCGGCCACCGGCGACTTGGACGAGCAGCAGCTGAAGGATTTGCTGCTGCACTCGCGCCGCAAAAACCAGGCGCGCGCCATTACGGGGCTGCTGCTGGTCAGCGAGGGCGACATTCTGCAGGTGCTGGAGGGCGAGCGGCAGGCCGTGGAGCAACTCTACGACCTGATTGCCCGCGACGTTCGACACTCCCACATCTACAAGCTGGCCGACGGCCCCATTCCTGAGCGCGCTTTCCCCGACTGGTCGATGGGCTTTGCCACGGCCACGCCCGAGACGTTTGAGCAGCTGGCCGGCTACCGCAACCTGGATAGCGCCGGCTTCCTGATAACCCAGCCGCAGAACATGGATACCGCTTTCTTCGAGGTGCTGCGCGAATTTGCCACTTTACACACCGCCAACTTCTAG
- a CDS encoding class I SAM-dependent methyltransferase codes for MPDYPANYTDINRALWNTKTAHHVASEFYNVPAFLAGASSLNAIELELLGDVAGQRVLHLQCHFGQDSLSLSRLGAQVTGVDLSDAAIAEARALNTQLGLDAQFVCADVYALPQHLQQQQFDVVYTTYGVLGWLPDLERWAAVVTHFLRPGGRLVLVEFHPVVWMFDNNFTRFDYSYFNRETITELETGTYADRAAPIEATSVSWNHSLSEVLGALLGQGLEIRHFDEYDYSPYNCFAGLEDAGERRYQCPHLRGKLPMVYSVVAQKK; via the coding sequence ATGCCCGATTATCCCGCCAACTACACCGACATCAACCGCGCCCTTTGGAACACGAAAACCGCGCATCACGTAGCGTCGGAGTTCTACAATGTGCCCGCGTTCTTGGCAGGGGCCTCGTCGCTGAACGCCATTGAGCTGGAGCTGCTGGGCGACGTGGCCGGGCAGCGTGTGTTGCACCTGCAATGCCACTTCGGGCAGGATTCGTTGTCGCTGAGCCGGCTGGGGGCGCAGGTGACGGGCGTGGATCTGTCGGATGCGGCCATTGCCGAGGCCCGCGCGCTGAACACGCAGCTGGGGCTGGATGCGCAGTTTGTCTGCGCCGATGTGTATGCGCTGCCGCAGCATCTGCAGCAGCAGCAGTTCGATGTGGTGTATACCACCTACGGCGTGCTGGGCTGGCTGCCCGACCTGGAGCGCTGGGCGGCCGTGGTAACGCACTTTCTCCGGCCCGGCGGCCGCCTAGTGCTGGTGGAGTTTCACCCGGTGGTCTGGATGTTCGACAACAACTTCACCCGCTTCGACTACTCCTACTTCAACCGCGAAACCATCACGGAACTGGAAACCGGCACCTACGCCGACCGCGCGGCGCCCATCGAAGCCACCTCGGTTTCCTGGAACCACAGCCTGAGCGAAGTGCTGGGCGCCCTGCTCGGCCAGGGCCTGGAAATCCGGCACTTCGACGAGTACGACTACTCGCCCTACAACTGCTTTGCCGGGCTGGAAGACGCGGGCGAGCGGCGCTACCAGTGCCCACACCTGCGCGGCAAGCTGCCGATGGTGTATTCGGTGGTGGCCCAAAAGAAGTAA
- the pncA gene encoding bifunctional nicotinamidase/pyrazinamidase, with the protein MKALLLIDIQNDFVPGGALAVPGGDAVIPLVNALQPRFELVVATQDWHPAGHGSFASSHAGRQPFEQIDLHGLPQTLWPDHCVQGTPGAEFHPALDQDRIEAIFRKGTNPDLDSYSGFFDNGHRKSTGLADYLRGRGVRQVYLAGLAADYCVYFSAKDALQEGFEVFFIEDATRAINAEGYQQARAELEQRGARFVAAAEI; encoded by the coding sequence ATGAAAGCTCTCCTGCTGATTGATATTCAGAACGATTTCGTGCCCGGCGGCGCGCTGGCGGTGCCGGGAGGCGACGCGGTGATTCCGCTGGTTAATGCGCTGCAGCCCCGGTTCGAACTGGTGGTAGCTACCCAGGACTGGCACCCAGCCGGCCACGGCAGCTTTGCCAGCAGCCACGCAGGCCGGCAGCCGTTCGAGCAAATCGACCTGCACGGCCTGCCCCAGACGCTCTGGCCCGACCACTGCGTGCAGGGCACACCCGGCGCCGAGTTCCACCCCGCCCTCGACCAGGACCGCATTGAGGCCATCTTCCGCAAAGGCACCAACCCTGACCTCGACTCCTACAGCGGCTTCTTCGACAACGGCCACCGCAAAAGCACCGGCCTGGCCGACTACCTGCGCGGCCGTGGCGTCCGGCAGGTGTACCTAGCCGGCCTCGCCGCCGACTATTGCGTGTACTTCTCTGCCAAAGACGCCCTGCAGGAAGGTTTCGAGGTATTTTTCATCGAAGACGCCACCCGCGCCATCAATGCAGAAGGCTACCAGCAGGCCCGCGCCGAACTTGAGCAGCGCGGCGCCCGGTTCGTAGCAGCAGCCGAGATATAG
- a CDS encoding glycosyl hydrolase family 28 protein, translated as MKHLCLALLAVLLLAFRPADDRNPTIFLVGDSTMSDKPLDKAERGWGMYFRQYFDANVAVQNHAMNGRSTRNFRHEGRWAKVLEQLKPGDWVFIQFGHNDSKQEDTARYAAPQTAYRQNLTRYVQEARAKGANPVLLTPVGRRYFDEAGKRKDDHGEYPGVVREVAKAQKVPLIDAHEATWAMYSQLGDAGTKPLFWSYQNGANNTKLDNTHFSAYGAERVAQLVAQEVKKQNLGIAAHLKPLAFAGKYAYELPIVLQPTFRKDTFNITKYGAVADGQTLNTEAFRKAIDACSQQGGVVLVPRGLWLTGPIQLKSNVNLHLAQGALVQFSNRLSDYQLIKTNWEGEDAVRNQSPISGYDLENIAITGPGTFDGAGDAWRMVKKEKLNPGQWQRLVKSGGVVDEKGTTWYPSAGSLKGSTLNKPWTLTAGQEPDFSKYAEFKDFLRPNMLSLQRCKQILLEDFTIQNSPAWTIHPLLCDNITLRNVTARNPWYGQNTDALDLESCRNGLVEGCTFDVGDDGICIKSGRDAEGRRRGVPTENFIIRDTKVYHAHGGFVIGSEMSGGARNLYVSNCTFMGTDVGLRFKTARGRGGVVENIFVDGVDMTDIAGEAILFDMYYAAKDPVQVNGEAYGIPEIKAEPLNEGTPQFRNFRITNVTCKGANTGILVRGLPEMAVQNIEIENTVLECNKGMVCQEADGIRLKNVTLLSQETKPVLEVQNSRNISFDNLRYTPGAELLLRVTGARSKAVTLRNTDTKPAKKGVEMGERVAKKTVTVSKL; from the coding sequence ATGAAACACCTGTGCCTTGCTCTGCTGGCCGTGCTGCTGCTGGCCTTCCGGCCGGCGGACGACCGGAACCCCACCATCTTCCTCGTGGGGGATTCCACCATGTCGGACAAGCCGCTGGATAAGGCCGAGCGGGGCTGGGGCATGTACTTCCGGCAGTATTTCGATGCGAATGTGGCCGTGCAGAACCACGCCATGAACGGGCGCAGCACCCGCAACTTCCGCCACGAAGGCCGCTGGGCCAAGGTGCTGGAGCAGCTCAAGCCCGGCGACTGGGTGTTCATCCAGTTCGGCCACAACGACAGCAAGCAGGAGGACACCGCCCGCTACGCCGCCCCCCAAACGGCATACCGCCAGAACCTGACCCGCTACGTGCAGGAAGCCCGCGCCAAAGGTGCCAACCCGGTGCTGCTCACGCCCGTGGGCCGGCGCTACTTCGACGAGGCCGGCAAGCGCAAGGACGACCACGGCGAATACCCCGGCGTGGTGCGCGAGGTAGCCAAAGCTCAGAAAGTGCCGCTGATTGACGCCCACGAAGCTACCTGGGCCATGTACAGCCAGCTCGGCGACGCAGGCACCAAGCCGTTGTTCTGGAGCTACCAGAACGGGGCCAACAATACCAAGCTCGATAACACCCACTTCTCGGCCTACGGTGCCGAGCGGGTGGCCCAGCTGGTAGCCCAGGAAGTGAAAAAACAGAACCTCGGTATTGCCGCGCACCTTAAGCCGCTGGCCTTCGCCGGTAAGTACGCCTACGAGCTGCCCATCGTGCTGCAGCCCACCTTCCGCAAGGATACTTTCAACATCACCAAGTACGGCGCGGTGGCCGACGGGCAAACGCTCAACACCGAGGCTTTTCGTAAGGCTATTGACGCCTGCAGCCAGCAGGGCGGCGTGGTGCTGGTGCCGCGCGGCCTCTGGCTCACCGGCCCGATTCAGCTGAAAAGCAACGTGAACCTGCACCTGGCCCAGGGCGCGCTGGTGCAGTTCAGCAACCGGCTTTCTGATTATCAGCTCATCAAAACCAACTGGGAAGGGGAGGACGCCGTGCGCAACCAGTCGCCCATTTCCGGCTACGACCTCGAAAACATTGCCATTACCGGCCCGGGCACCTTCGACGGAGCCGGCGACGCCTGGCGCATGGTGAAGAAGGAAAAGCTCAACCCCGGCCAGTGGCAGCGCCTCGTGAAATCGGGCGGGGTGGTAGACGAGAAGGGCACCACCTGGTACCCTTCGGCCGGCTCGCTCAAAGGCTCTACCCTCAACAAGCCCTGGACGCTGACCGCCGGTCAGGAGCCCGACTTCAGCAAGTACGCCGAGTTCAAGGATTTCCTGCGGCCCAACATGCTTAGCCTGCAGCGCTGCAAACAGATTCTGCTCGAAGACTTCACCATCCAGAACTCCCCCGCCTGGACCATTCACCCGCTGCTCTGCGACAACATCACGCTGCGCAACGTGACGGCCCGCAACCCCTGGTACGGCCAGAACACCGACGCCCTGGACCTGGAATCCTGCCGCAACGGCCTGGTGGAAGGCTGCACATTTGACGTGGGCGACGACGGCATCTGTATCAAGAGTGGCCGCGACGCAGAGGGCCGCCGGCGCGGCGTGCCGACTGAGAACTTCATCATTCGCGACACGAAAGTGTACCACGCCCACGGCGGCTTCGTGATTGGCTCGGAAATGTCGGGCGGGGCGCGCAACCTGTACGTGAGCAACTGCACCTTCATGGGCACCGACGTGGGCCTGCGCTTCAAGACGGCCCGGGGCCGGGGCGGCGTGGTGGAAAACATCTTTGTGGACGGCGTGGACATGACCGACATTGCCGGCGAGGCCATCCTGTTCGATATGTACTACGCCGCCAAAGACCCCGTGCAGGTGAACGGCGAGGCCTACGGCATCCCCGAAATCAAGGCCGAGCCGCTGAACGAGGGTACCCCGCAGTTCCGCAACTTCCGCATCACCAACGTGACCTGCAAGGGTGCCAACACCGGCATCCTGGTGCGCGGCCTGCCCGAAATGGCGGTGCAGAACATCGAAATCGAAAACACGGTACTGGAGTGCAACAAAGGCATGGTGTGCCAGGAAGCCGACGGCATCCGCCTCAAAAACGTGACCCTGCTGTCCCAGGAAACCAAGCCCGTGCTGGAAGTCCAGAACAGCCGCAACATCAGCTTCGACAACCTGCGCTACACGCCCGGCGCCGAACTGCTGCTGCGCGTAACCGGCGCCCGCAGCAAAGCCGTAACCCTGCGCAATACCGACACCAAACCCGCCAAAAAAGGCGTGGAAATGGGGGAGAGGGTGGCCAAGAAAACGGTGACGGTAAGCAAGCTGTAG
- a CDS encoding glycoside hydrolase family 88 protein, with translation MSFRPFLLAGLLTASLSTQAHTTPAARPMSQRMADAFISWHPDSILIGSRKTARWDYEQGLMLKALERVWQRTGDARYFTYIQKDLDQFVRPDGSIRTYKLDDYNLDNLTTGHALLTLSQMSVPQAEKYRLAAQQLRKQLEGQPRTKAGGFWHKKIYTNQMWLDGLYMAEPFYAEYSQAFNQPAGFDDVAKQFALIEKNLTDPKTGLKYHGYDESREQQWANKTTGQSANFWDRGLGWYAMALVDVLDYFPQNHPQRQQLIQNVQRLAPVLVKYQDATAGTWALVMDQAARKGNYQEASGSSMFVYFLQKGVRMGYLDKKYAAAARKGYDGLLRQFVAEENGALAFNGTVSVGGLGGKPYRDGSFEYYLTEPLRQNDLKGVGPFILASVEMETAASAVGTGKTVAVDNYFNHELRKNALSGQPETWHYTWDDRTHGGFYFWGQQFRDLGAKTATISTAPTAAALKGVDVFIIVDPDTRKETPQPNFVQPADVQVLTKWVKDGGTLVLMANDTSNCEIPRFNTLARAFGLEFLPLNLNMVKGSEFEQGRVNIPAGNAVFKTAKSAYIKELAPLKVQAPATPLVQMGAHTIIATAKVGKGTVLAVGDPWLYNEYVDGRKIPASFENYNAARDLATWLLQQSGRK, from the coding sequence ATGTCCTTCCGTCCTTTCCTGCTGGCCGGCCTGCTCACGGCCTCGCTTTCCACCCAGGCACATACCACACCCGCGGCGCGCCCAATGTCGCAGCGCATGGCTGATGCGTTTATCAGCTGGCACCCCGATTCCATCCTTATCGGCAGCCGCAAAACCGCCCGCTGGGACTACGAGCAGGGCCTGATGCTGAAGGCGCTGGAAAGGGTGTGGCAGCGCACCGGCGACGCCCGCTACTTCACCTACATTCAGAAGGACCTCGACCAGTTCGTGCGCCCCGACGGCAGCATCCGCACCTACAAGCTGGACGACTACAACCTCGACAACCTGACTACCGGCCACGCTTTGCTCACGCTTAGCCAGATGTCGGTGCCCCAGGCCGAGAAGTACCGGCTGGCTGCCCAGCAGCTGCGTAAGCAGCTGGAGGGGCAGCCGCGCACCAAGGCCGGCGGCTTCTGGCACAAGAAAATCTACACCAACCAGATGTGGCTGGATGGCCTGTACATGGCCGAGCCCTTCTACGCCGAGTACAGCCAGGCCTTCAACCAGCCCGCCGGTTTCGACGATGTGGCTAAGCAGTTTGCGCTGATTGAGAAGAACCTCACGGACCCCAAAACCGGCCTGAAATACCACGGCTACGACGAAAGCCGGGAGCAGCAGTGGGCCAACAAAACCACCGGGCAGTCGGCCAATTTCTGGGACCGGGGCCTGGGCTGGTACGCCATGGCCTTAGTGGACGTGCTGGATTATTTCCCTCAGAACCACCCGCAGCGACAGCAGCTCATCCAGAATGTGCAGCGCCTCGCACCGGTGCTGGTGAAGTACCAGGATGCCACCGCCGGCACCTGGGCGCTGGTGATGGACCAGGCCGCCCGCAAGGGCAATTACCAGGAGGCCTCGGGCAGCAGCATGTTCGTGTATTTCCTGCAAAAGGGTGTGCGCATGGGCTACCTCGACAAGAAATACGCCGCCGCCGCCCGCAAGGGGTATGATGGCCTGCTGAGGCAATTCGTGGCCGAGGAAAACGGCGCGCTGGCCTTCAACGGCACCGTGAGCGTGGGCGGCCTCGGCGGCAAGCCCTACCGCGACGGCAGCTTCGAGTACTACCTCACCGAGCCGCTGCGCCAGAACGACCTGAAAGGGGTGGGCCCTTTCATTCTGGCCAGCGTGGAGATGGAAACGGCTGCCAGCGCCGTGGGAACCGGCAAAACCGTGGCCGTGGACAACTACTTCAACCACGAGCTGCGCAAAAACGCCCTGAGCGGCCAGCCCGAAACCTGGCACTACACCTGGGATGACCGCACCCACGGCGGCTTCTACTTCTGGGGCCAGCAGTTCCGCGACCTGGGCGCGAAAACCGCCACCATCAGCACCGCGCCCACGGCCGCCGCGCTTAAAGGCGTCGACGTGTTCATCATCGTGGACCCCGACACCCGCAAGGAAACTCCGCAGCCCAACTTCGTGCAGCCCGCCGACGTGCAGGTGCTCACCAAATGGGTAAAGGATGGCGGCACGTTGGTGCTGATGGCCAACGACACCAGCAACTGCGAAATCCCGCGCTTCAACACCCTGGCCCGGGCCTTCGGCCTAGAGTTTCTGCCCCTGAACCTGAACATGGTGAAAGGCAGCGAATTTGAGCAGGGCCGGGTGAATATCCCGGCCGGCAACGCCGTCTTCAAAACCGCAAAATCGGCCTACATCAAGGAGCTAGCCCCGCTGAAAGTGCAGGCCCCGGCCACGCCGCTGGTGCAGATGGGCGCGCACACCATCATAGCCACCGCCAAAGTGGGCAAGGGCACCGTACTGGCCGTGGGCGACCCGTGGCTGTACAACGAGTACGTGGACGGCCGCAAGATTCCCGCCTCGTTCGAGAACTACAACGCCGCCCGCGACTTGGCGACCTGGCTGCTGCAACAGTCCGGCCGCAAGTAG
- a CDS encoding LacI family DNA-binding transcriptional regulator — METYTIKDIARELGLSTSTVSRALRGSYEINPETKRLVMECAERLNYRPNPIALSLKGSASRAIGVILPQVANYFFSQAINGIEAIAYNRGYHVIIFQSQESYEREMANVQQAMSRKVDGLLMSLSSETSDVTHLQDVLDKNVPLVLFDRVSSELNVTKVVADNFGGAFAATEHLIRSGRRRIAHLTIQPWLSITQERLAGYRAALEQNGLEFDEALIRYGTFGPDEVGPMVDELMHLGSPPDAFFTASDRLAVGCLQALRQRNLHIPDDVSLIGFTNLNVADLLDPPLSTVVQPAQEIGQLAAERLIDQIERKHRALPIETVRIPTELVVRSSTRLEAVKL, encoded by the coding sequence GGGCAGCTACGAAATCAACCCCGAAACCAAGCGGCTGGTGATGGAGTGCGCCGAGCGGCTCAACTACCGCCCCAACCCCATTGCGCTCAGCCTGAAGGGCAGCGCCAGCCGCGCCATCGGCGTGATTCTGCCCCAGGTGGCCAACTACTTTTTCTCGCAGGCCATCAACGGCATCGAGGCCATTGCCTACAACCGCGGCTACCACGTCATCATCTTCCAGAGCCAGGAAAGCTACGAACGGGAAATGGCCAACGTGCAGCAGGCCATGTCGCGCAAGGTAGATGGTTTGCTGATGTCCTTGTCGAGCGAAACCTCCGACGTGACGCACCTGCAGGACGTACTCGACAAAAACGTACCGCTGGTGCTGTTCGACCGGGTTTCCAGCGAGCTGAACGTAACGAAAGTGGTGGCCGATAACTTCGGCGGGGCCTTTGCCGCCACCGAGCACCTGATCCGGAGCGGACGGCGGCGCATTGCCCACCTCACCATTCAGCCCTGGCTCAGCATCACGCAGGAGCGGCTGGCGGGCTACCGTGCCGCCCTAGAGCAAAACGGCCTAGAATTCGACGAAGCGCTGATTCGTTACGGCACCTTCGGCCCTGACGAGGTAGGCCCGATGGTGGACGAGCTCATGCACCTCGGCTCGCCGCCCGATGCCTTCTTCACGGCCTCCGACCGTCTGGCCGTGGGCTGCCTGCAGGCCCTGCGCCAGCGCAACCTGCACATCCCCGACGACGTGTCGCTCATCGGCTTCACTAACCTCAACGTGGCCGACCTGCTGGACCCGCCCCTAAGCACCGTGGTGCAGCCCGCCCAGGAAATCGGCCAGCTGGCCGCCGAGCGCCTCATCGACCAGATTGAGCGCAAGCACCGCGCCCTCCCCATCGAAACCGTGCGCATTCCCACCGAGTTGGTGGTACGCAGCTCCACGCGGCTGGAAGCGGTGAAGCTGTAA